The proteins below come from a single Triticum aestivum cultivar Chinese Spring chromosome 5D, IWGSC CS RefSeq v2.1, whole genome shotgun sequence genomic window:
- the LOC123125048 gene encoding pathogenesis-related thaumatin-like protein 3.5 has translation MGEPRHHCKLWLLLLALAPWLHASTGAATTFTIANYCAYTIWPGTLAGSGTPQLSTTGFELGPGQTVRLAAPPAWSGRMWARTGCVFDAAGAGVCQTGDCGGRMECRGAGATPPATLFEVTLGKGGGEDFYDVSLVDGYNLPVVAIPRALRGPGACNATGCLADLNRSCPTELQVVYGAGAIACRSACEAFGQDRYCCSGAYGTPAACRPTSYSSVFKMACPRAYSYAYDDSTSTFTCSADDYTVAFCLPTSGIKESDAVFLGAQIIGGRGTGAAEANDIAPPAYGNGGAGAYPPPTSDSYSGGGPGGAYLPPVYNYGPGGDRIPPAMRISSASTTTYIRPWLPLLLLLLCFT, from the exons ATGGGAGAGCCGAGGCATCACTGCAAGCTATGGCTCCTCCTGCTGGCATTGGCCCCGTGGCTGCACGCAtcgacgggcgcggcgacgacgttCACCATAGCGAACTACTGCGCCTACACGATATGGCCGGGCACGCTGGCCGGCTCCGGCACGCCGCAGCTGTCCACGACGGGGTTCGAACTCGGGCCGGGGCAGACGGTGCGGCTCGCGGCGCCGCCGGCGTGGTCCGGGCGGATGTGGGCGCGGACCGGGTGCGTGTTCGACGCGGCCGGCGCCGGGGTGTGCCAGACGGGCGACTGCGGCGGGCGCATGGAGTGCCGCGGCGCCGGCGCCACGCCCCCGGCCACGCTCTTCGAGGTCACGCTGGGGAAGGGCGGCGGCGAGGACTTCTACGACGTGAGCCTCGTCGACGGGTACAACCtccccgtcgtcgccatccccCGCGCGCTGCGCGGGCCCGGCGCGTGCAACGCCACCGGCTGCTTGGCCGACCTCAACCGCT CGTGCCCGACGGAGCTGCAGGTGGTCTACGGCGCCGGCGCGATCGCGTGCCGGAGCGCGTGCGAGGCGTTCGGGCAGGACAGGTACTGCTGCAGCGGCGCCTACGGCACGCCGGCCGCGTGCCGGCCGACGTCGTACTCGTCCGTCTTCAAGATGGCGTGCCCGCGCGCCTACAGCTACGCCTACGACGACAGCACCAGCACCTTCACCTGCAGCGCCGACGACTACACCGTCGCCTTCTGCCTCCCCACCTCCGG GATAAAGGAGTCGGACGCCGTGTTCCTGGGCGCGCAGATCATCGGCGGCCGCGGCACAGGTGCTGCCGAAGCCAACGATATCGCGCCGCCGGCGTACGGCAACGGTGGCGCGGGCGCTTACCCACCGCCGACCTCCGACAGCTACAGCGGTGGTGGACCCGGAGGCGCTTACCTGCCGCCGGTTTACAACTACGGGCCTGGCGGCGATCGCATACCGCCGGCGATGAGGATCTCGTCGGCGAGCACGACGACGTACATCCGGCCGTGGcttccgctgctgctgctgctcctctgctTTACCTGA